A part of Sugiyamaella lignohabitans strain CBS 10342 chromosome D, complete sequence genomic DNA contains:
- the VHC1 gene encoding Vhc1p (Vacuolar membrane cation-chloride cotransporter (CCC); likely mediates K+ and Cl- cotransport into the vacuole; has a role in potassium homeostasis and salt tolerance; similar to mammalian electroneutral Na(+)-(K+)-C1- cotransporter family; GO_component: GO:0000329 - fungal-type vacuole membrane [Evidence IDA] [PMID 19001347]; GO_component: GO:0016021 - integral component of membrane [Evidence IEA]; GO_component: GO:0016021 - integral component of membrane [Evidence ISM] [PMID 12192589]; GO_component: GO:0031166 - integral component of vacuolar membrane [Evidence IDA] [PMID 23022132]; GO_component: GO:0016020 - membrane [Evidence IEA,IEA,IEA]; GO_function: GO:0015379 - potassium:chloride symporter activity [Evidence IMP,ISA] [PMID 23022132]; GO_process: GO:0055075 - potassium ion homeostasis [Evidence IGI] [PMID 23022132]; GO_process: GO:0055085 - transmembrane transport [Evidence IEA]; GO_process: GO:0006810 - transport [Evidence IEA]; GO_process: GO:0034486 - vacuolar transmembrane transport [Evidence IMP] [PMID 23022132]) — MDSKFGGAAYTGLSWSTFKDNFFPRFTSGAAGSQLPGKENFQDMFGIFFPATSGIFAGASMSGDLKAPSKSIPKGTLWGLLVTFICYCLVILSIGSTVSRDLLYRDLEIIRNSNLSPMLIIMGEFSTSLFSALMGVVGAAKLLQAIARDNLLPYTSWFGKGYSTDDNPLPAIFLSYILTQITLLFDINQIAVFITMAYLMTFVVTNLACFLLKIASAPNFRPSFKYFNSTSAGLGAALCVLSMFVADGISASAMICVIAMLFLTIHYISPPKPWGDVSQTLIYHQVRKYLLRLRQDHVKFWRPQILLLVDDPRTSWSLIHFCNHLKKGGLYILGHVMVTQDFTQSFPEMKKQQNSWMKLRDVSNIKGFVQIGAGPNVVWGARNVYLGSGLGGMKPNITVLGFFELKNHYPSRHNNSHCRGDESLTGQHRSDEAIQIEDLPTDSCRKEPSITVTEWVHIIEDLLTMQANIAIAKGFPRLEFPTKESLNASLSDTKGYIDLYPIQMSAQIVDENGAMSALSTNFDTYTLILQLGAILHTVPVWKKNHILRVVVFVEFGEDVASEESRIKLLLEKLRINAEVLVLCLSAGNVCAYETIIHGKPDTSGRVHRLLGEDEWWIELQEARSSNIDHGIHINSNVGDLIPDENLGNEANHQLRKIIDAKKRRHTVSELQRLGVSFSMHTNNLMKSNLTKHGYDSDSSSSDSEVEFEDADDSLEMAEPRLFVRRRASSGGSLPGSTRPVFTTPSQPTSEVARQIAAAALSAKQTKPSLIRTNSGTGSIKSKKLKPHFLGNTMPDTRVVEEPEAGRRSIMFDETSTAPSSNRPSRPSSIKSGLSGLSTNKVTFDEQPAAALSQKSPLSTMTSQKVSSSSNTSLTLTDTGVPEDEERDLSFNDLPAKAQHVILNDMMNQTSKDSVVIFSTLPAPSPGTHKSEDESLEYVESLELWCQDLPPMILLHSQSMTVTTAL; from the coding sequence ATGGATTCCAAGTTTGGCGGTGCTGCTTATACTGGTCTTTCTTGGTCGACATTTAAAGACAACTTCTTTCCAAGATTCAcatcaggtgctgctggtagtCAATTGCCTGGGAAAGAAAATTTCCAAGACATGTttggcatcttcttccctgctacttctggtatATTTGCTGGTGCTAGCATGTCAGGCGACTTAAAAGCACCCTCTAAGAGCATTCCTAAGGGAACACTATGGGGACTGTTGGTGACTTTTATTTGCTACTGTCTGGTTATTCTATCAATTGGTTCAACTGTATCGCGAGATTTGCTATATAGAGATTTGGAGATTATCCGCAACTCCAACCTTTCGCCAATGCTGATTATAATGGGCGAGTTCTCGACCTCACTATTTTCCGCATTAATGGGcgttgttggtgctgctaaGCTTCTACAAGCTATTGCTAGAGATAATCTTCTTCCATACACTTCATGGTTTGGCAAGGGATACTCTACAGACGATAACCCGTTGCCAGCAATTTTCTTGAGTTATATTCTTACTCAAATAACTCTATTGTTTGACATTAACCAAATTGCTGTGTTCATCACAATGGCATATTTGATGACTTTTGTTGTCACTAACTTGGCTTGtttcttgttgaagattGCCAGTGCGCCTAATTTTAGACCGTcttttaaatatttcaactcTACATCGGCTGGATTAGGCGCTGCTCTATGTGTGTTATCTATGTTTGTAGCAGACGGAATTTCTGCATCTGCTATGATATGTGTTATTGCCATGTTATTCCTCACTATCCATTATatctcaccaccaaaaccatGGGGCGATGTGTCACAGACGCTTATTTATCATCAAGTGCGAAAGTACTTGTTACGTCTTAGGCAAGACCATGTCAAGTTCTGGAGACCACAGATCTTGTTGTTAGTAGATGATCCTAGAACAAGCTGGAGTTTGATTCATTTTTGTAATCACTTGAAGAAAGGTGGTTTGTATATACTGGGTCATGTTATGGTGACACAGGACTTTACCCAGTCGTTCCCAGaaatgaagaagcaacaaAACTCGTGGATGAAACTTCGTGACGTTAGTAACATTAAAGGATTTGTACAAATAGGAGCGGGTCCAAATGTTGTGTGGGGTGCCCGTAACGTATATCTAGGATCTGGACTGGGTGGTATGAAACCTAATATTACAGTCTTGGGCTTCTTTGAACTCAAGAACCACTACCCCTCGCGCCACAACAATAGTCATTGTCGAGGAGACGAGTCGTTGACCGGTCAACATCGTTCCGATGAAGCAATCCAGATCGAGGACCTGCCAACTGACTCTTGTCGGAAAGAACCTAGCATAACTGTTACCGAGTGGGTGCACATTATAGAGGATCTACTCACAATGCAAGCAAATATTGCTATTGCCAAGGGCTTTCCACGACTAGAGTTTCCTACCAAGGAGTCTCTGAATGCTTCTCTCAGTGACACAAAGGGATACATCGATCTGTATCCGATTCAAATGTCTGCTCAGATTGTGGATGAAAATGGTGCCATGAGTGCTTTGTCCACCAACTTTGACACATACACGCTAATTCTCCAGTTGGGTGCTATTTTGCATACTGTTCCAGTGTGGAAAAAGAATCACATCTTACGAGTAGTTGTGTTCGTTGAGTTTGGTGAAGATGTTGCCAGCGAAGAGTCGCGTATAAAACTACTTCTAGAGAAACTGCGTATCAATGCTGAAGTTCTTGTTTTGTGTCTTAGTGCTGGCAATGTCTGTGCCTACGAGACTATTATTCATGGCAAACCTGATACGTCAGGTCGCGTACATAGACTTCTTGGCGAGGACGAATGGTGGATAGAACTCCAAGAAGCTCGTTCCAGTAACATTGATCATGGCATTCATATTAACAGCAACGTTGGTGATCTGATACCGGATGAGAACCTTGGCAATGAAGCCAATCATCAACTACGCAAAATCATTGATGCCAAAAAACGCCGCCATACAGTCTCGGAACTTCAGCGATTAGGCGTCTCATTCTCCATGCATACCAACAATTTGATGAAATCTAATTTGACCAAGCATGGTTATGACAGTgattcgtcgtcatctgattctgaaGTAGAGTTTGAGGATGCAGACGATAGTCTTGAGATGGCTGAACCGAGGCTGTTTGTTCGTCGTCGGGCCAGCAGTGGCGGCAGTTTACCTGGATCCACACGACCTGTGTTCACTACTCCATCACAGCCAACGAGCGAAGTAGCTCGTCAaatcgctgctgccgcaCTTTCTGCCAAGCAGACAAAGCCCTCACTAATACGTACGAACTCAGGAACTGGCAGTATCAAATCTAAGAAACTAAAGCCTCATTTCCTCGGCAACACCATGCCTGATACACGGGTTGTCGAAGAACCTGAAGCAGGCAGACGATCTATAATGTTTGATGAGACATCTACCGCACCATCATCCAACCGCCCATCGAGGCCATCATCGATAAAATCTGGACTATCAGGACTATCTACCAACAAAGTAACGTTCGATGAAcagccagctgctgcccTCTCACAAAAATCACCACTTTCAACCATGACTTCGCAGAAAGTGAGCAGCTCATCAAACACATCACTCACATTGACAGATACAGGAGTAcccgaagacgaagaacgGGACCTTTCCTTCAACGACCTACCTGCCAAAGCCCAACACGTGATTCTTAACGATATGATGAACCAAACATCGAAAGACTCAGTTGTCATCTTCTCGACGCTCCCAGCACCCAGTCCAGGCACCCACAAGAGCGAAGACGAGTCGCTCGAATACGTCGAATCGCTCGAATTATGGTGCCAGGACCTTCCTCCCATGATCCTCTTGCATTCCCAGTCGATGACTGTAACCACTGCTTTGTAA
- the VHC1 gene encoding Vhc1p (Vacuolar membrane cation-chloride cotransporter (CCC); likely mediates K+ and Cl- cotransport into the vacuole; has a role in potassium homeostasis and salt tolerance; similar to mammalian electroneutral Na(+)-(K+)-C1- cotransporter family; GO_component: GO:0000329 - fungal-type vacuole membrane [Evidence IDA] [PMID 19001347]; GO_component: GO:0016021 - integral component of membrane [Evidence IEA]; GO_component: GO:0016021 - integral component of membrane [Evidence ISM] [PMID 12192589]; GO_component: GO:0031166 - integral component of vacuolar membrane [Evidence IDA] [PMID 23022132]; GO_component: GO:0016020 - membrane [Evidence IEA,IEA,IEA]; GO_function: GO:0015379 - potassium:chloride symporter activity [Evidence IMP,ISA] [PMID 23022132]; GO_process: GO:0055075 - potassium ion homeostasis [Evidence IGI] [PMID 23022132]; GO_process: GO:0055085 - transmembrane transport [Evidence IEA]; GO_process: GO:0006810 - transport [Evidence IEA]; GO_process: GO:0034486 - vacuolar transmembrane transport [Evidence IMP] [PMID 23022132]), which produces MAPGGLSAGGKSSRPGTGSDVSSEISRSTSPKIALDDSVLLSANAIHGLDSRGGDSSDYDTVTSKTGLLHRKSKVKYGSTGGESFEPSHSLNRSITVVEEQQEKLHRNSQYSKMNTLEGVFVPTVLNVLSILMFLRFGFILGQTGILGMMVLLLASYGVNLLTTLSISAISTNGTVRGGGAYYMISRSLGPEFGGSIGVIFYIGQVLNRCVL; this is translated from the coding sequence ATGGCGCCGGGAGGTCTTTCAGCTGGTGGAAAGAGCTCACGGCCTGGAACAGGCTCTGATGTGAGCTCTGAAATATCCAGATCCACCTCGCCGAAGATAGCTCTGGATGATTCGGTGCTCCTAAGTGCCAACGCTATCCATGGTTTGGATTCGCGAGGTGGTGATTCCTCTGACTATGATACTGTGACCAGTAAGACTGGATTGTTGCATCGCAAAAGCAAAGTCAAATATGGATCCACAGGAGGTGAATCGTTTGAGCCGAGTCATAGTCTCAATCGAAGTATCACAGTTGTCGAAGAACAGCAGGAGAAGCTGCATCGCAACTCGCAATATAGCAAAATGAATACTCTTGAAGGTGTCTTTGTACCAACGGTACTCAATGTTCTCTCAATTCTGATGTTCTTACGTTTTGGATTCATTCTGGGTCAAACGGGAATCTTGGGAATGATGgtcttgctgctggcttCATACGGAGTCAACCTTCTTACTACTCTCTCCATCTCAGCTATCTCCACCAACGGTACGGTtcgtggtggtggtgcctATTACATGATCAGTCGAAGTCTTGGACCTGAGTTTGGCGGAAGTATAGGTGTCATTTTCTATATCGGTCAGGTGCTTAATAGGTGTGTATTGtga
- the ABD1 gene encoding Abd1p (Methyltransferase; catalyzes the transfer of a methyl group from S-adenosylmethionine to the GpppN terminus of capped mRNA; nuclear protein that relocalizes to the cytosol in response to hypoxia; GO_component: GO:0016591 - DNA-directed RNA polymerase II, holoenzyme [Evidence IPI] [PMID 11018011]; GO_component: GO:0005829 - cytosol [Evidence IDA] [PMID 22932476]; GO_component: GO:0005634 - nucleus [Evidence IEA,IEA,IEA]; GO_component: GO:0005634 - nucleus [Evidence IPI] [PMID 11018011]; GO_component: GO:0005634 - nucleus [Evidence IDA] [PMID 22932476]; GO_function: GO:0003723 - RNA binding [Evidence IEA]; GO_function: GO:0004482 - mRNA (guanine-N7-)-methyltransferase activity [Evidence IEA,IEA]; GO_function: GO:0004482 - mRNA (guanine-N7-)-methyltransferase activity [Evidence IDA,ISS] [PMID 7623811]; GO_function: GO:0008168 - methyltransferase activity [Evidence IEA]; GO_function: GO:0016740 - transferase activity [Evidence IEA]; GO_process: GO:0006370 - 7-methylguanosine mRNA capping [Evidence IEA,IEA]; GO_process: GO:0006370 - 7-methylguanosine mRNA capping [Evidence IDA] [PMID 7623811]; GO_process: GO:0036265 - RNA (guanine-N7)-methylation [Evidence IEA,IEA]; GO_process: GO:0006397 - mRNA processing [Evidence IEA]; GO_process: GO:0032259 - methylation [Evidence IEA]; GO_process: GO:0006366 - transcription from RNA polymerase II promoter [Evidence IMP] [PMID 14967145]) produces MYDPARDAWNASTENSADEKDLEKVPNVGGDGDESGDTEDEAPVRIETRGIETHDQNNDDYDGSTEQPESLVDRENNGKSRTSTGKAVIEAVEAVAEAAVDTLTKAASATAAVLAEPVLSELDGEVIDEKNSQSASSTASQKSTVDEREKRADVKKQRSPSPTSPPKELKKPSQRADVGERDREALEPDEKLNRTSANGGEKKENISEDSNNSEFRSTSRTTESTESKEETHSTSQKSTIDDKETTDNVKRQRSPSPASPPRKLKKPSRRSDVGERDRKAQELREKLDKAAADDIRAHYNERPNKSIEERTQSPIIKLRSFNNLIKSVLIQIFSRPRQVVLDIGCGKGGDLQKWSKQRISGLIGVDIADISIEQAKERYEHLRQKSFWADFCVGDAFERTIEDIVHPDAFPVDFVSSQFTIHYSFENEQRARTMLSNVSRALKPGGTFIGTTPDSDRLLEHISKLPAGVREWGNSAYRIQFEDEPPKSNDDLKDIFGYKYNFFLDDAVTNVVEFMVPFEAFTELAKEYGLRLVLRRNFLDFFNDELASRRGRDRILFFCRILKVYKEDGTPGIEGDQREAAGIYTVFAFEKE; encoded by the coding sequence ATGTATGACCCAGCGCGAGATGCATGGAATGCGTCGACTGAGAATAGCGCAGATGAAAAAGATCTAGAAAAAGTGCCAAATGTTGGAGGTGACGGTGATGAGTCTGGCGATACTGAAGACGAGGCGCCTGTGAGGATAGAGACCCGTGGTATCGAGACTCACGACCAGAACAACGATGACTATGATGGTAGTACTGAACAGCCTGAAAGTCTGGTTGATAGGGAAAATAATGgaaaatcaagaacatcCACTGGAAAAGCCGTTATCGAGGCGGTTGAAGCTGTCGCAGAAGCTGCTGTGGATACTCTGACTAAAGCAGcatctgctactgctgctgttctcGCAGAACCTGTCTTGTCTGAATTAGACGGTGAGGTGATAGACGAAAAGAATTCTCAATCAGCTTCATCGACTGCATCTCAGAAAAGTACCGTGGATGAAAGGGAAAAAAGGGCTGATGTGAAAAAGCAACGGTCACCCTCGCCTACTTCGCCTCCCAAAGAACTCAAAAAACCAAGCCAAAGAGCAGATGTGGGTGAAAGAGACAGAGAAGCTCTAGAGCCAGATGAAAAGCTCAACAGAACCTCGGCTAACGGCggggagaagaaggaaaacaTAAGTGAAGATTCAAATAACTCAGAATTTAGGTCAACGAGTAGAACTACAGAGTCGACTGAGAGTAAGGAAGAGACTCACAGCACATCTCAGAAGAGTACCATTGATGACAAGGAAACAACGGATAATGTGAAAAGGCAACGGTCACCCTCGCCTGCTTCGCCTCCAAGAAAACTCAAAAAACCAAGCCGAAGATCAGATGTTGGTGAAAGAGACAGAAAAGCTCAAGAGCTACGAGAAAAGCTCGACAAAGCCGCCGCTGACGATATCCGAGCTCATTATAACGAACGACCTAACAAATCTATTGAAGAACGAACACAGTCGCCCATTATCAAACTGCGATCGTTTAATAACCTTATTAAATCAGTGTTGATTCAAATATTCTCAAGACCTCGTCAAGTCGTTCTTGATATCGGCTGTGGTAAAGGTGGTGATCTTCAGAAATGGAGTAAACAGCGCATTTCTGGGCTGATTGGTGTGGACATTGCCGATATCAGTATAGAACAAGCCAAAGAACGATATGAACATTTGAGACAGAAATCTTTTTGGGCAGATTTCTGTGTGGGTGATGCGTTTGAGCGGACCATTGAAGATATTGTGCATCCTGACGCTTTTCCTGTGGACTTTGTATCCAGTCAGTTCACTATCCATTattcttttgaaaatgaacaAAGAGCTCGTACTATGTTGTCAAACGTATCGAGGGCACTAAAACCGGGTGGCACTTTTATTGGTACGACTCCTGATAGCGACAGATTGTTGGAGCACATATCAAAGCTTCCCGCGGGTGTCCGTGAATGGGGTAATTCAGCTTACCGAATCCAGTTTGAAGACGAACCTCCCAAATCAAATGACGACTTGAAAGACATCTTTGGCTATAAATATAACTTTTTCCTTGATGATGCGGTTACAAATGTGGTTGAGTTCATGGTACCATTTGAGGCCTTTACTGAACTAGCTAAAGAGTATGGACTGCGGCTCGTGCTGCGGAGAAActttcttgacttttttaATGACGAGCTGGCCAGTCGTCGTGGTCGCGATCGtatcctcttcttctgtcgTATCCTCAAAGTCTATAAAGAAGACGGAACTCCTGGAATTGAAGGAGACCAGCgtgaagctgctggtatcTATACCGTTTTTGCATTCGAGAAGGAATAG
- the CMC1 gene encoding COX assembly mitochondrial protein, giving the protein MSSTPATAHTNLSSETSSTTATSASSGRKVPAWMLAPYEEKEVRARCQEQADRMCADKFLAFGRCSEKNQLLFSWKCAEQKKAMIDCVAYWGSTEKFEEVQDRYITEKQEKLRKEGRL; this is encoded by the coding sequence ATGTCATCCACCCCTGCTACTGCTCACACCAATCTCAGCTCTGAGACCAGTTCTACAACTGCTACATCTGCCAGTTCCGGACGTAAGGTTCCAGCCTGGATGCTAGCACCATacgaagagaaagaagtgCGAGCGAGATGTCAAGAACAAGCCGACCGGATGTGTGCTGACAAGTTTCTGGCCTTTGGACGCTGCAGCGAGAAaaaccagctgctgttctCCTGGAAGTGTGCCGAGCAGAAAAAAGCCATGATCGATTGCGTCGCTTACTGGGGCAGCACCGAGAAATTCGAAGAAGTCCAAGACCGCTACATCACcgagaaacaagaaaaactcCGCAAAGAGGGTCGTCTATAA
- the spc24 gene encoding spindle pole body protein Spc24 has protein sequence MSDELGNYFPLIQSTMEHFEIQEDIDTCDRTEQMFQRIQEKRKKITDESYDTLRALSRKLELAKAKTDPSEKSAAHREATQRLVQLDREKFALAKSLNELEQSNTSSQTTLDILRQELEDLKDADSIEETSSQYVDNAAVLKLKFYRSLGLRFSDDEDETGLGSGKTSADGQSASTGLRVFIQSSTENRVHVFSIDKNYSSQFVANYIWDHM, from the coding sequence ATGTCTGACGAGCTAGGGAATTACTTCCCGTTGATTCAGTCAACTATGGAACATTTCGAGATCCAAGAGGATATTGATACATGTGACAGAACTGAACAGATGTTTCAACGGATacaagaaaagagaaagaagattaCTGATGAGTCGTATGACACACTTCGTGCACTAAGTCGAAAACTAGAACTGGCGAAAGCAAAGACAGATCCATCTGAAAAGTCTGCAGCTCATCGCGAAGCTACTCAGCGTTTGGTACAATTGGACAGAGAAAAGTTTGCACTTGCCAAGTCGTTGAACGAACTAGAACAGTCCAATACCAGTAGCCAGACTACACTTGATATTCTACGACAAGAGCTAGAGGATTTAAAAGATGCAGATAGTATTGAAGAAACTAGTAGTCAGTACGTCGACAATGCAGCAGTACTGAAGCTTAAGTTTTATAGATCATTAGGACTCAGGTTTAGtgacgatgaggatgaaaCTGGTTTGGGAAGTGGAAAAACGTCTGCAGATGGACAGTCAGCTAGTACTGGTCTACGAGTATTTATCCAGTCGTCGACTGAAAACCGCGTCCATGTGTTTTCAATTGATAAGAATTACAGTTCACAGTTTGTTGCAAATTATATATGGGATCACATGTGA
- the UTP11 gene encoding Utp11p (Subunit of U3-containing Small Subunit (SSU) processome complex; involved in production of 18S rRNA and assembly of small ribosomal subunit; GO_component: GO:0005730 - nucleolus [Evidence IEA]; GO_component: GO:0005730 - nucleolus [Evidence IDA] [PMID 12068309]; GO_component: GO:0005634 - nucleus [Evidence IEA]; GO_component: GO:0030529 - ribonucleoprotein complex [Evidence IEA]; GO_component: GO:0032040 - small-subunit processome [Evidence IEA]; GO_component: GO:0032040 - small-subunit processome [Evidence IDA] [PMID 12068309]; GO_function: GO:0003674 - molecular_function [Evidence ND]; GO_process: GO:0000480 - endonucleolytic cleavage in 5'-ETS of tricistronic rRNA transcript (SSU-rRNA, 5.8S rRNA, LSU-rRNA) [Evidence IMP] [PMID 15489292]; GO_process: GO:0000447 - endonucleolytic cleavage in ITS1 to separate SSU-rRNA from 5.8S rRNA and LSU-rRNA from tricistronic rRNA transcript (SSU-rRNA, 5.8S rRNA, LSU-rRNA) [Evidence IMP] [PMID 15489292]; GO_process: GO:0000472 - endonucleolytic cleavage to generate mature 5'-end of SSU-rRNA from (SSU-rRNA, 5.8S rRNA, LSU-rRNA) [Evidence IMP] [PMID 15489292]; GO_process: GO:0006364 - rRNA processing [Evidence IEA,IEA]; GO_process: GO:0042254 - ribosome biogenesis [Evidence IEA]), with protein MVALTHNIAKKQHRERAQPTERRKWGLLEKKKDYKLRSQDFHKKENHLKLLRRKATERNPDEFYHSMVNKKTDNRGILITERGNEVLSNGAAQLLKTQDSSYVRTLTSGEIRKIEKLETELTFGGQGEHTVFVDSDSQAKSFDAAEYFGTHKSLLNRRENRLRKNQLEEQDLSKTTLIPTDVDERTEQKLRKQKMAKYKELDQRLERQQQLSQVQQQMDLQRELMKKGDKKKIITKDGKQTWKWKNVRKR; from the coding sequence ATGGTGGCGTTGACTCATAATATCGCCAAGAAACAGCATCGGGAACGTGCCCAACCGACCGAGAGACGCAAATGGGGTCtgctggagaagaagaaggactATAAACTGCGGTCGCAGGACTTTCATAAGAAAGAGAACCATCTTAAGCTGCTGCGGAGAAAAGCCACTGAACGCAATCCAGATGAATTCTATCACTCTATGGTCAATAAAAAGACCGACAACAGAGGCATTTTAATAACTGAGCGAGGAAACGAAGTTTTAAGCAATGGAGCAGcccagctgctgaaaacaCAAGACTCAAGCTACGTCCGAACGCTGACGAGCGGCGAAATCCGCAAAATCGAGAAGTTAGAAACCGAACTCACATTTGGCGGTCAAGGAGAACACACTGTATTTGTCGACTCGGACTCTCAAGCCAAATCTTTTGATGCTGCCGAGTATTTCGGGACCCATAAATCGCTGCTCAACCGACGTGAGAACAGACTACGGAAAAACCAGCTCGAAGAACAGGATCTCTCTAAAACCACTCTAATTCCTACCGATGTCGACGAGCGAACAGAACAGAAACTgagaaaacagaaaatgGCTAAATACAAAGAGCTCGACCAGCGACTGGAAcgtcaacagcagctgtcACAAGTCCAGCAGCAAATGGATTTACAAAGAGAGCTCATGAAAAAGGGcgacaaaaagaaaatcatCACCAAAGACGGCAAACAAACctggaaatggaaaaatGTCCGCAAACGTTAA